The Zalophus californianus isolate mZalCal1 chromosome 8, mZalCal1.pri.v2, whole genome shotgun sequence genome has a segment encoding these proteins:
- the GID8 gene encoding glucose-induced degradation protein 8 homolog, whose protein sequence is MSYAEKPDEITKDEWMEKLNNLHVQRADMNRLIMNYLVTEGFKEAAEKFRMESGIEPSVDLETLDERIKIREMILKGQIQEAIALINSLHPELLDTNRYLYFHLQQQHLIELIRQRETEAALEFAQTQLAEQGEESRECLTEMERTLALLAFDNPEESPFGDLLHMMQRQKVWSEVNQAVLDYENRESTPKLAKLLKLLLWAQNELDQKKVKYPKMTDLSKGVIEEPK, encoded by the exons ATGAGTTATGCAGAAAAACCTGATGAAATCACGAAAGATGAGTGGATGGAGAAACTCAATAACTTGCATGTCCAGCGGGCGGACATGAACCGCCTCATTATGAACTACCTGGTCACAG AGGGCTTTAAGGAAGCAGCAGAGAAGTTTCGAATGGAATCTGGGATTGAACCTAGTGTGGATCTAGAAACACTTGATGAGCGGATTAAAATCCGTGAGATGATTCTGAAAGGCCAGATCCAGGAGGCTATTGCATTGATCAACAGTCTCCATCCAGAGCTCCTGGACACAAACCGGTACCTTTACTTCCACCTGCAA CAACAGCACCTCATAGAGCTGATCCGCCAGCGTGAGACCGAGGCGGCGCTGGAGTTCGCGCAGACCCAGCTGGCAGAGCAAGGTGAGGAGAGCAGGGAGTGCCTGACGGAGATGGAGCGCACTCTGGCCCTGCTGGCCTTTGATAACCCTGAGGAGTCGCCTTTTGGAGACCTGCTTCATATGATGCAGAGGCAGAAG gtGTGGAGTGAGGTTAACCAAGCTGTACTAGATTATGAAAATCGTGAGTCAACACCCAAGCTGGCAAAATTACTGAAACTCCTCCTTTGGGCTCAGAATGAGCTGGaccagaagaaagtaaaatatccCAAAATGACAGACCTGAGCAAAGGTGTGATCGAGGAGCCCAAGTAG